A genome region from Tolypothrix sp. PCC 7712 includes the following:
- a CDS encoding acyl-CoA dehydrogenase family protein: MERVASLAADFATRAAVHDRDASFPFENFTALQQGQLLNLTVPKEFGGQALGYAAVSRVIETIASGDAATALVLTMHYLQHANASRSRRWPDEIYQRLCRESVAGIALLNAARVEPELGTPARGGLPATTAQQTPDGWLLSGHKIYTTGSPILSYFVVWARTTEPEPRVGNFLVPRDVPGVRIAETWDHLGMRATGSHDLILENVLIPLEYALDIRPLSAWSLPDPVQLAGNSLWLSALYQGVAKAARDWLVGYLNERSPSNLGASLATLPRFQTAMGEIEALLYASDRLIYGLANDIDRAEYDNTVALQAHSVKYLTTNNAIRAVETGLELIGNPGLSRHNPLERHYRDVLCSRIHTPQNDAICMSLGKRALGKGEWGMGNGEWGMGNGEWGMGNGEWGMGNGEWGMGNGANYFRPLTFAPCPLPLPPCPLTFDP; encoded by the coding sequence CTGGAGCGTGTCGCTTCTCTGGCTGCTGACTTTGCTACTCGCGCCGCAGTTCACGATCGCGATGCTTCTTTTCCATTTGAGAATTTTACTGCTCTCCAGCAAGGGCAGCTTTTGAATTTGACTGTTCCTAAAGAGTTCGGCGGCCAGGCTTTAGGATATGCTGCTGTCAGTCGGGTGATTGAAACTATAGCTAGTGGGGATGCTGCTACGGCTTTAGTGTTGACGATGCATTATCTCCAACACGCTAATGCTAGCCGTTCGCGTCGCTGGCCAGATGAGATTTATCAACGGTTGTGTCGGGAATCGGTGGCAGGTATTGCTTTATTAAATGCTGCCCGGGTGGAACCAGAATTAGGTACACCAGCGAGGGGTGGATTACCTGCAACCACTGCTCAACAAACTCCAGATGGTTGGCTGTTAAGTGGTCATAAAATATACACTACAGGTAGCCCAATTTTAAGCTACTTCGTTGTGTGGGCGCGCACCACAGAGCCAGAACCGCGAGTAGGAAATTTTCTCGTACCTCGTGATGTGCCTGGTGTGCGAATTGCAGAGACTTGGGATCATTTGGGAATGCGGGCTACTGGTAGCCACGACCTAATTTTAGAAAATGTCTTGATTCCTTTAGAATACGCTTTAGATATTCGTCCATTGTCAGCTTGGTCATTACCAGATCCAGTGCAATTAGCTGGTAATAGCCTGTGGCTGAGTGCTTTGTATCAAGGTGTAGCTAAAGCTGCGCGAGATTGGTTAGTAGGTTATTTAAATGAGCGATCGCCTTCTAACTTAGGAGCTAGTTTAGCCACTCTACCCCGCTTTCAAACTGCGATGGGTGAAATAGAAGCTTTACTCTACGCCAGCGATCGCCTAATTTACGGTTTAGCCAACGATATCGACCGCGCTGAGTATGATAACACCGTAGCATTACAGGCACACTCTGTAAAATATCTTACTACAAATAACGCCATTCGCGCCGTTGAAACAGGACTAGAACTAATTGGTAATCCTGGCTTATCACGCCATAACCCGTTAGAAAGACACTATCGCGACGTTCTTTGCAGCCGCATCCATACCCCACAGAATGATGCGATTTGTATGTCGTTGGGTAAGAGGGCGTTGGGGAAGGGGGAATGGGGAATGGGGAATGGGGAATGGGGAATGGGGAATGGGGAATGGGGAATGGGGAATGGGGAATGGGGAATGGGGAATGGGGAATGGGGAATGGGGAATGGGGCAAATTACTTTAGACCCTTGACCTTTGCCCCTTGCCCCTTGCCCCTTCCCCCTTGCCCCTTAACCTTTGACCCTTAA
- the ssuD gene encoding FMNH2-dependent alkanesulfonate monooxygenase has protein sequence MQLLWFIPTHGEGRYLGTTIGARAVNFDYWRQIAQAIDHLGFTGALLPTGRSCEDAWILASTLATHTKKMRFLVAIRPGLMSPGVAARMAATFDRISGGRLLINVVTGGDPVELAGDGLHLSHDDRYKLTDEFLTVWRQIAANEVTNFQGDYLNIQDGKILFPPVQKPYPPLWFGGSSPIAQEIAAKHVDVYLTWGETPAQVAQKIASVRRLAEAQGRTIRFGIRLHVIVRETESQAWDAANNLIRYVDEDAIAKTQEAYARMDSEGQRRMQELHKGSRDALEISPNLWAGIGLVRGGAGTALVGDPDTVAQRMLEYTDLGIDTFIFSGYPHLEEAYRVAELLFPRLPLENLPAIEPQFTSPFGEIVANQEFPKPPINQPTAATVD, from the coding sequence ATGCAACTACTTTGGTTTATCCCCACGCACGGAGAAGGGCGCTATCTTGGTACTACTATAGGCGCGAGGGCAGTCAATTTTGATTATTGGCGACAAATTGCCCAAGCCATAGATCACTTGGGTTTTACAGGTGCTTTGTTACCAACAGGGCGTTCTTGTGAAGATGCGTGGATATTGGCATCAACGCTAGCAACCCATACAAAAAAAATGCGGTTTCTGGTGGCGATTCGCCCGGGGTTGATGTCACCAGGAGTTGCGGCGCGGATGGCTGCGACGTTTGACAGGATTTCTGGCGGACGCTTGCTAATTAATGTGGTTACAGGTGGCGATCCCGTAGAGTTGGCGGGTGATGGTTTGCATCTTTCCCATGATGATCGCTATAAACTCACCGATGAATTTTTGACAGTCTGGCGACAAATCGCGGCTAATGAAGTTACTAACTTCCAAGGCGATTATCTCAACATTCAAGACGGTAAGATTCTGTTTCCGCCTGTGCAGAAACCTTATCCACCGTTGTGGTTTGGTGGTTCTTCACCCATCGCGCAAGAAATTGCTGCCAAGCACGTAGATGTTTACTTAACTTGGGGTGAAACACCTGCACAGGTTGCCCAAAAAATTGCCTCAGTGCGTCGCCTAGCAGAAGCGCAAGGACGGACAATCCGCTTTGGTATTCGCCTGCACGTTATTGTGAGGGAAACTGAAAGCCAAGCTTGGGATGCAGCGAATAATTTAATTCGCTATGTAGATGAAGATGCGATCGCTAAAACTCAAGAAGCATACGCCCGTATGGACTCTGAAGGACAGCGCCGGATGCAAGAATTACACAAGGGTAGCCGCGACGCTTTAGAAATTAGTCCTAATTTATGGGCAGGAATTGGCTTAGTACGTGGTGGTGCGGGGACTGCTTTAGTCGGCGATCCCGATACTGTTGCTCAAAGAATGTTGGAGTACACAGACTTGGGGATTGATACTTTCATCTTCTCTGGTTATCCCCATCTAGAAGAAGCCTATCGTGTGGCTGAATTACTATTTCCACGCTTGCCTTTAGAAAACTTACCTGCGATTGAACCGCAATTCACAAGTCCGTTTGGCGAAATCGTTGCTAATCAGGAATTTCCCAAACCACCAATTAATCAGCCAACAGCTGCGACTGTAGATTAA
- the pntA gene encoding Re/Si-specific NAD(P)(+) transhydrogenase subunit alpha, translating into MKVGIPKEVYPGEQRVAVTPDTAKRLQKLGFDVLVETNAGCGANFADDAYRQAQCHIIPDAATLWAEADIVLKVRPPQMHPELGKDETDLLREDSTIIGFIWPAQNPQLLEKLLERKATALAMDAIPRISRAQKMDALSSMANLAGYRAVIEAANHFGRFFNGQITAAGKVPPAKILVIGVGVAGLAAIGTAKGLGAIVRAFDTRLVVKEQVESLGAEFLELNFAEDGSGEGGYAKVMSDEFIKAEMELFAEQAKDVDIIITTALIPGRTAPILITQAMVESMKEGSVVVDLAAEQGGNCACTHPHEVYRYNGVTIVGLTDLPSRMAQQASQLYGTNLCHLLEEMGGASKYQVNLEDEVVRGALVAYAGEITWPAPKFEKKVEAKVEKVVEKVKETPPVLATTPTAPISQTSQGGGGANFLWLLIVALALVGIGITAPPEFLAHFTVFVLACFIGWQVIWNVKPALHTPLMSVTNAISGIIIIGGMVQISGSANSATTILGAIAILVGTINISGGFLVTQRMLKMFQK; encoded by the coding sequence ATGAAGGTTGGTATCCCCAAGGAAGTTTACCCTGGTGAACAGCGTGTAGCTGTCACACCAGACACAGCCAAGCGGCTACAAAAACTTGGCTTTGATGTACTTGTAGAAACGAACGCAGGTTGCGGCGCAAATTTTGCCGATGATGCCTATAGGCAAGCCCAATGCCACATTATTCCCGATGCTGCAACTCTTTGGGCAGAGGCAGATATTGTACTCAAAGTACGTCCACCCCAAATGCATCCCGAGTTAGGCAAAGATGAAACGGATTTGCTGCGTGAGGACAGTACAATCATTGGTTTTATCTGGCCTGCCCAAAATCCCCAACTACTGGAAAAACTGCTAGAACGCAAAGCTACAGCGCTGGCAATGGATGCAATCCCACGCATTAGCCGCGCCCAAAAAATGGATGCTTTGAGTTCCATGGCCAATCTTGCTGGCTATCGAGCTGTAATTGAAGCCGCTAACCACTTTGGACGCTTCTTTAACGGTCAAATTACAGCCGCAGGTAAAGTTCCACCAGCGAAGATATTGGTGATTGGTGTCGGTGTAGCTGGCCTAGCCGCCATTGGTACAGCTAAGGGATTGGGTGCCATTGTGCGGGCATTTGATACCCGTTTGGTAGTAAAAGAGCAGGTAGAAAGCCTAGGCGCAGAGTTTCTCGAACTCAACTTTGCTGAGGATGGTTCTGGTGAAGGTGGCTACGCCAAGGTAATGAGCGATGAATTTATCAAAGCAGAGATGGAACTGTTTGCAGAGCAAGCAAAGGATGTTGACATCATCATTACCACAGCTTTGATTCCTGGGAGAACAGCACCCATACTGATTACTCAAGCAATGGTTGAGAGTATGAAAGAGGGTTCTGTAGTCGTTGACTTGGCGGCAGAACAGGGAGGTAATTGTGCTTGTACCCATCCTCATGAAGTGTACCGTTACAACGGAGTCACAATTGTCGGTTTAACAGACCTACCCAGCCGCATGGCGCAACAAGCCAGCCAGCTTTACGGGACAAATCTTTGCCATCTGCTAGAAGAAATGGGTGGGGCGAGTAAATACCAAGTAAATCTGGAAGATGAGGTAGTGCGGGGCGCTTTGGTAGCCTATGCGGGTGAGATTACTTGGCCAGCACCAAAATTTGAGAAAAAGGTAGAGGCAAAAGTCGAGAAAGTAGTAGAAAAAGTCAAAGAAACGCCGCCAGTATTAGCAACTACACCTACAGCACCTATTTCTCAAACTTCCCAAGGAGGGGGCGGAGCTAACTTTCTTTGGCTATTAATAGTGGCTTTAGCCTTGGTGGGTATCGGCATCACAGCACCGCCTGAATTTCTAGCTCATTTCACCGTATTTGTTTTAGCTTGCTTTATTGGTTGGCAAGTAATTTGGAATGTGAAACCTGCCTTACACACACCACTAATGAGCGTTACCAATGCCATTAGCGGCATCATTATTATTGGCGGTATGGTGCAAATATCTGGATCTGCTAACTCAGCTACTACCATTCTAGGCGCGATCGCAATTTTAGTGGGCACGATTAATATTTCCGGTGGTTTCCTCGTCACGCAACGAATGCTCAAGATGTTCCAAAAATAG
- the gvpA gene encoding gas vesicle structural protein GvpA gives MAVEKTNSSSSLAEVIDRILDKGIVVDAWVRVSLVGIELLAIEARIVIASVETYLKYAEAVGLTQSAAMPA, from the coding sequence ATGGCAGTTGAAAAAACTAATTCCTCTTCAAGTTTGGCAGAAGTTATTGACCGCATTTTGGACAAAGGTATCGTTGTAGATGCTTGGGTACGTGTTTCGTTAGTAGGTATTGAACTACTAGCTATTGAAGCTCGGATCGTTATCGCTTCTGTTGAAACTTATTTGAAATATGCAGAAGCTGTTGGTTTAACTCAATCAGCTGCTATGCCTGCTTAA
- a CDS encoding response regulator: protein MTLKADRLDEITTREANVQPTSHTNTQPSHLISLTSAMAEKFPLRILLAEDHAVNQKLALLMLKQLGYRADVVSNGKEVLEIIQHLSYDVILMDVQMPEMDGLEATKLICQKYPVGLRPRIIALTARALQGDREECLAAGMDDYLSKPIRIEILAQALSRCVPIVSSNGGFIPPNRSDRQSHPLNQPLSNPASIPIADLPAINTQAIQKIYEMAGDDETFVLEIIDCYLEDSPYILEQIREAVTQGDATTVHRLAHSWKSSSAYLGARNLTEICREIEAIALSEICHLPERLYHLEAEFERVKTALQLERQKRAQRSFPPIPKGSPESPLQPQCAN from the coding sequence GTGACTCTTAAGGCTGACAGACTTGACGAAATAACTACCAGAGAAGCTAATGTGCAGCCTACTAGCCATACAAATACCCAGCCATCTCATCTAATTTCACTCACTTCTGCAATGGCAGAAAAATTCCCCTTAAGAATTTTGCTGGCGGAAGATCATGCAGTGAATCAAAAGCTAGCATTATTAATGCTCAAACAATTGGGATACCGTGCTGATGTTGTCAGCAATGGTAAGGAAGTTCTAGAAATCATCCAGCACTTGTCTTATGACGTAATCTTAATGGATGTGCAAATGCCTGAAATGGACGGATTAGAAGCCACAAAGCTGATCTGCCAAAAATATCCAGTGGGTTTGCGTCCACGAATTATTGCCTTGACAGCCCGCGCCCTGCAAGGCGATCGCGAGGAATGTCTAGCAGCCGGGATGGATGACTATCTCAGCAAACCTATCCGTATTGAAATACTAGCTCAAGCCTTAAGTCGATGTGTACCGATAGTTTCTAGCAATGGTGGTTTTATCCCACCCAACAGAAGCGATCGCCAATCCCATCCACTCAATCAACCACTAAGCAATCCCGCCTCTATTCCGATAGCAGACTTACCAGCCATTAATACTCAAGCTATTCAAAAAATTTACGAAATGGCTGGAGACGATGAAACCTTTGTCTTAGAAATTATTGACTGCTATTTAGAAGATTCCCCATATATATTGGAGCAAATTCGGGAAGCCGTTACTCAAGGAGATGCTACAACTGTACATCGTCTAGCCCATAGCTGGAAATCAAGTAGCGCCTATTTAGGAGCCAGAAATCTCACAGAAATTTGTCGAGAAATCGAAGCGATCGCTCTTTCTGAAATCTGCCATCTCCCAGAGCGACTCTATCACTTAGAAGCAGAATTTGAAAGAGTCAAAACAGCTTTGCAGTTAGAACGCCAGAAACGAGCGCAGCGCTCTTTCCCCCCAATCCCCAAAGGGAGCCCCGAGTCCCCCCTGCAGCCTCAATGTGCAAATTAA
- a CDS encoding DUF1868 domain-containing protein, protein MDDNYQTYLNRVARMTLPEAYRSQVQHIQESSKFQPDSGSRQAAPFPGYTLITPPAEEATGNSAFYTQLRAYQQKLLELPTNSDLIVPVPDSSFHLTVADLIWDSAYRDACEKNPQFEQQLHSCCGEIFQEYQKSLTADIKPIYWQVLGLIVMPRAIGVCLVPQDERCYEQVIKLRRTIYQNSQLMALGIEQHYHFTAHITLAYFGEISPELDRANLSTMLSDLNQQWLLNSPEFLVDRVELRKFDDMTRYYRQPDWPTLTIS, encoded by the coding sequence TTGGACGATAATTATCAAACTTACTTGAATCGGGTAGCAAGAATGACGCTACCAGAAGCTTACAGATCTCAAGTCCAGCATATTCAAGAATCTTCTAAATTTCAGCCAGACTCGGGTTCTAGGCAAGCAGCACCATTTCCCGGCTACACGCTAATTACTCCACCTGCCGAGGAAGCAACAGGAAACTCTGCTTTCTATACGCAGTTAAGAGCTTATCAACAAAAACTGTTGGAATTGCCTACCAATAGTGATTTGATTGTGCCTGTACCGGATAGTAGCTTCCATTTAACGGTAGCAGATTTAATTTGGGATAGTGCTTACCGTGATGCTTGTGAAAAAAATCCCCAATTTGAACAGCAGTTACATTCTTGCTGTGGGGAAATATTTCAGGAATATCAAAAATCTCTCACAGCTGATATTAAACCTATTTATTGGCAAGTGCTGGGATTGATAGTTATGCCAAGAGCAATAGGAGTTTGCTTAGTACCGCAGGATGAGCGTTGCTACGAACAGGTGATTAAACTTCGCCGTACTATTTATCAAAATTCTCAGTTAATGGCTTTGGGAATTGAACAACATTATCATTTCACTGCCCATATTACATTAGCCTATTTTGGAGAAATTTCGCCAGAACTAGACCGGGCAAACTTGAGTACTATGCTGTCTGATTTGAATCAACAATGGCTTTTAAATTCGCCGGAATTTTTAGTAGATCGCGTTGAATTGCGAAAATTTGATGACATGACACGTTATTATCGTCAACCTGATTGGCCGACTTTAACTATTAGTTAA
- the ssuE gene encoding NADPH-dependent FMN reductase: MAHILAIAGSPSHPSRTYSLLEYASKLLVQQGVTVDIISVRDIPAEDLAYGRYDSPALEKPKALLEKADGVIIATPIYKAAYTGVLKAFLDLLPQKSLAGKVVLPLATGGTIAHLLAIEYALKPVLSELGARHILSTIYSIDKQIQVQADGSIQLDAEIAQRLQDVLSDFAKAIDISAATKEVAHAN; the protein is encoded by the coding sequence ATGGCTCATATTTTAGCGATCGCAGGTAGTCCTTCCCATCCTTCCCGCACTTACTCTTTACTGGAGTATGCTAGCAAACTGCTTGTACAGCAAGGCGTAACGGTAGATATCATCTCAGTGCGCGACATTCCGGCAGAAGATTTAGCTTATGGACGTTACGATAGTCCAGCTTTAGAAAAACCAAAAGCTCTGTTAGAAAAAGCTGATGGGGTAATTATTGCTACACCTATTTACAAAGCAGCTTACACAGGTGTCTTAAAAGCATTCTTGGATTTATTACCCCAGAAATCCTTAGCCGGAAAAGTTGTACTTCCTCTAGCAACAGGCGGAACAATCGCTCATTTATTAGCAATAGAATATGCGTTAAAACCCGTGCTATCCGAATTAGGAGCGCGGCACATCCTCAGTACTATCTACAGTATAGATAAGCAAATTCAAGTACAAGCTGATGGCAGTATTCAGCTAGATGCAGAAATTGCCCAGAGATTACAGGATGTACTGTCTGATTTTGCCAAAGCGATTGATATTTCTGCCGCTACAAAAGAAGTCGCTCACGCCAACTAA
- a CDS encoding RDD family protein: MHLFNRVKFRTPESVELEFTLAGIGNRAWALLIDYHILAFILMGFYILFWVLVVQFSDFWITVVGSTLGLWMIAIAFIITFTIYAGYFVFLETLWQGQTPGKRIAKIRVVRDDGRPIGLQQAALRALLRPVDEFLFMGAFFIMLTRQEKRLGDLAAGTIVIQDQIPIGTATLTISEPAKSLHAQLIEIADLSPLLPDDFAVIREYLQRRSGMSAKAKSLLALKLSQQVQAIINLEQIPSGVSSDEFLEAIYLAYKQKEF, from the coding sequence ATGCACCTTTTTAACCGTGTTAAATTCCGTACCCCAGAAAGTGTAGAACTAGAATTTACCCTCGCAGGAATTGGTAACCGTGCTTGGGCATTGCTCATTGACTATCATATTTTGGCTTTCATTTTGATGGGGTTCTATATTCTTTTTTGGGTGCTTGTCGTCCAATTTTCGGATTTTTGGATAACGGTTGTGGGTTCTACTTTGGGTTTGTGGATGATTGCGATCGCATTCATCATCACTTTTACTATTTATGCAGGTTATTTCGTTTTTCTAGAAACTTTATGGCAAGGGCAAACCCCTGGTAAACGCATTGCGAAAATTCGCGTTGTTCGAGATGATGGTAGACCAATTGGCTTACAACAAGCAGCTTTACGGGCTTTACTGCGTCCCGTTGATGAATTTTTGTTTATGGGCGCTTTTTTTATTATGTTGACTCGTCAAGAAAAGCGCTTAGGTGATTTAGCTGCTGGCACAATTGTTATTCAAGACCAAATCCCAATCGGAACTGCAACTTTAACTATTTCAGAACCAGCAAAATCATTACACGCACAACTAATAGAAATTGCTGATTTATCTCCCTTATTACCAGATGATTTCGCTGTAATTCGAGAATATTTACAACGACGTAGTGGAATGTCAGCTAAAGCCAAATCTTTACTGGCGTTAAAATTATCGCAACAGGTTCAAGCTATTATTAACCTAGAGCAAATACCCTCTGGTGTTTCCTCAGACGAATTTTTAGAAGCTATTTATCTCGCTTATAAACAAAAAGAATTTTAA
- a CDS encoding stage II sporulation protein M, giving the protein MNIQRWIARRELNWQRLDTLLRQVEKKGLKSLRAVEIRELASLYRSVAADLARARTQKVGNTLIQSLQSLTTRAYTQIYQGSRRQEWQAVVEFYKWGLPAVVQQTFPYIAIATALFLLGALVAWWYAWQDPSFMPLIVPESLISRVRDDRKLWMGSIVGVEPLASSSIMINNLSVSFGAVAGGITAGAYTTYLMIFNGLLIGAIGTLVGQNYLAYPFWAFVFPHGSLELPAIFFAGGAGLLIAKAILFPGKYRRRDALKFYGSQAAQLVFGIVPMLVIAGTIEGFFSPNPSIPDPLKYLAGMGLFVLLVMYCGRKRSGASN; this is encoded by the coding sequence ATGAATATTCAACGTTGGATTGCGCGACGGGAATTAAATTGGCAGCGTTTGGATACCCTTTTACGGCAGGTAGAAAAAAAAGGGTTAAAATCGCTACGGGCAGTGGAAATTAGAGAATTAGCCAGTTTATATCGTTCCGTAGCAGCAGATTTAGCACGCGCCCGTACTCAAAAAGTCGGCAATACGTTGATTCAAAGTTTACAATCTTTAACAACTCGCGCCTATACGCAGATTTATCAAGGTTCGCGACGGCAGGAATGGCAAGCTGTAGTAGAGTTCTACAAATGGGGATTACCAGCTGTAGTACAGCAAACATTCCCATATATCGCTATAGCTACCGCTTTGTTTTTGTTAGGGGCGTTAGTGGCTTGGTGGTACGCTTGGCAAGACCCCAGCTTTATGCCTCTGATTGTACCCGAAAGTTTAATTTCCCGCGTGCGAGACGATCGCAAATTATGGATGGGGTCAATTGTGGGTGTTGAACCCCTCGCATCCAGCAGTATTATGATTAATAATTTATCGGTTTCCTTTGGGGCGGTTGCTGGTGGAATTACAGCCGGGGCGTACACAACATATTTAATGATATTTAATGGTTTATTAATTGGTGCGATTGGCACTTTGGTAGGTCAAAATTATCTTGCCTATCCTTTTTGGGCATTTGTATTTCCGCATGGTTCTTTAGAATTACCTGCTATCTTTTTTGCTGGTGGTGCAGGTTTGCTCATAGCAAAAGCAATTTTATTTCCTGGTAAATATCGTCGTCGGGATGCGCTCAAATTCTACGGTTCCCAAGCAGCACAATTAGTATTTGGGATTGTGCCGATGTTAGTAATTGCTGGCACTATTGAGGGTTTTTTCTCACCCAATCCCAGCATCCCAGACCCTTTAAAATATCTTGCGGGGATGGGATTGTTTGTGCTTTTAGTAATGTATTGTGGTCGGAAGCGCTCAGGGGCTTCCAACTAA
- the pntB gene encoding Re/Si-specific NAD(P)(+) transhydrogenase subunit beta: MSNNLLTVAYIVASALFILSLGGLSDQETARKGNIYGIVGMLIAFVATALTLHSNAYGILAAVVIPSAIAGAIVASRVAMTSMPELVAILHSFVGMAAVLVGIANYLQETPLTAVEATIHQVEIYIGVFIGAVTFTGSIVAFGKLRGIISSKPLLLPGRHILNLAMLVAVLCLGSQFLGTASLPGLQLLLIMSAIACVLGVHLVMAIGGADMPVVISMLNSYSGWAAAAAGFMLSNDLLIITGALVGSSGAILSYIMCKAMNRSFISVILGGFGAQTITAESGEQPTGKFTATTIEDTVELLYRAKSVIIVPGYGMAVAQAQHGVSEIVKQLRDRGVKIRFGIHPVAGRMPGHMNVLLAEAKVPYDIVLEMDEINHDFPETDVVLVIGANDTVNPSALENPNSPIAGMPVLEVWKAGTVIVMKRSMASGYAGVENPLFYKDNTLMLFGDAKKNIDATVAKLTQLKADAASLNLAATRVLT; the protein is encoded by the coding sequence ATGTCAAATAATTTACTGACAGTGGCGTACATTGTAGCTAGCGCCTTATTCATTCTCAGTTTGGGGGGATTGTCTGACCAGGAAACCGCTCGTAAAGGCAATATTTACGGCATTGTCGGGATGCTGATTGCTTTTGTTGCTACTGCACTTACCCTTCATTCAAACGCCTACGGCATCTTAGCTGCTGTCGTCATCCCCTCAGCTATAGCTGGTGCAATTGTCGCCTCACGGGTAGCAATGACATCCATGCCAGAACTCGTGGCAATTCTCCATAGTTTTGTAGGGATGGCGGCGGTTTTGGTAGGCATTGCTAATTATCTCCAAGAAACGCCACTCACTGCCGTAGAAGCAACTATCCACCAAGTAGAAATTTATATTGGTGTATTTATTGGGGCAGTCACCTTTACAGGTTCAATAGTTGCCTTTGGGAAACTGCGAGGAATTATCAGCAGCAAACCGCTATTACTTCCAGGGCGGCACATCCTCAACTTAGCAATGCTAGTTGCTGTCCTGTGCTTAGGTAGTCAGTTTCTCGGCACAGCATCCCTCCCTGGATTGCAACTACTACTAATCATGTCTGCGATTGCCTGCGTTTTAGGCGTTCATCTCGTCATGGCAATTGGTGGTGCAGATATGCCAGTGGTAATTTCCATGCTCAACAGCTACTCTGGCTGGGCGGCGGCGGCTGCCGGCTTCATGCTATCCAACGATTTACTGATTATTACAGGTGCATTGGTAGGTAGTAGCGGCGCTATCCTCAGCTACATTATGTGCAAAGCCATGAACCGTTCCTTTATCAGCGTCATTTTGGGAGGTTTTGGCGCTCAAACCATCACTGCGGAAAGTGGCGAACAACCTACAGGTAAATTCACCGCCACCACAATAGAAGACACAGTAGAACTCTTATACCGCGCCAAGAGTGTAATTATCGTCCCTGGCTATGGCATGGCAGTAGCCCAAGCGCAACATGGAGTTTCCGAAATCGTCAAACAACTGCGCGATCGCGGTGTTAAAATTCGCTTTGGTATCCATCCCGTAGCCGGCAGAATGCCCGGACACATGAACGTGCTATTGGCAGAGGCGAAAGTGCCTTACGACATCGTTTTAGAAATGGATGAAATTAATCACGACTTCCCCGAAACAGATGTAGTTTTGGTAATTGGCGCTAACGACACCGTCAACCCCAGTGCCTTAGAAAACCCCAACAGTCCCATCGCTGGAATGCCAGTCTTAGAAGTTTGGAAAGCTGGCACCGTCATCGTCATGAAACGCAGTATGGCTAGCGGCTACGCCGGCGTAGAAAATCCCCTCTTCTACAAAGACAACACCCTGATGTTATTTGGCGATGCCAAGAAAAACATTGACGCGACGGTTGCCAAACTCACCCAATTAAAAGCAGACGCAGCAAGTCTTAATTTGGCAGCGACAAGGGTATTAACTTAA